The Pseudomonas sp. G2-4 genome window below encodes:
- a CDS encoding TRAP transporter small permease — translation MKNLLLRINDKIYMTCIWVAGLSVLAVALMIPWGVFARYVLGTGSSWPEPTAILLMIVFTFIGAAASYRSGSHMAVDMVTSRMPPQLRTAASIFSQLLMAAVCIFMTVWGTKLCMTTWNQFMSAIPTLRVGITYMPIPIGGFLTLIFVLEKLLLGDQSQRRVVQFDLVEENEGAA, via the coding sequence ATGAAGAATTTGCTGCTGCGTATCAACGATAAAATCTACATGACGTGCATCTGGGTGGCCGGCCTTTCTGTCCTTGCCGTTGCGCTGATGATTCCTTGGGGCGTGTTCGCCCGCTACGTACTGGGTACCGGCTCGAGCTGGCCGGAACCCACCGCCATTTTGCTGATGATCGTGTTCACCTTCATTGGCGCCGCCGCCAGCTACCGCTCCGGCTCGCACATGGCGGTGGACATGGTCACCTCTCGCATGCCGCCACAGTTGAGAACCGCCGCTTCGATTTTTTCCCAGTTGTTGATGGCAGCGGTGTGCATTTTCATGACCGTGTGGGGCACAAAGCTGTGCATGACCACGTGGAATCAATTCATGAGCGCCATCCCTACCCTGCGCGTCGGCATCACGTACATGCCGATACCGATCGGTGGCTTCCTGACGTTGATTTTTGTGCTGGAAAAACTCTTGCTGGGTGATCAAAGCCAACGTCGAGTCGTGCAGTTCGATCTGGTTGAAGAAAACGAAGGTGCCGCTTAA